The window GCGATGGTGTTTGGTGTGGCCAGCGCTTTTTCCACCTCCTACGGAATGTTTGCGATGCTCAGGTTCCTCACGGGGTTCGGCATCACAGGCATCGTCATAGTTTCCACAGTCctcagtgagtgtgtttgcttaCCTATTACAATGTAGTTTTTGTATTCCTTATATCCGTTTGTCATTTTACACTAAATAGGTGATGCATTTAATCTACATGAAGTTGGTATTGCCGACAGCATTTTCAGCATTTGACAAACCTGACATGGCCAAAGAGAATAGGTTTCTAACATTATAGAACCAGATAGCATTAGATCTATACATTGGTGGATATATGAGCAATATTCAAGCCATTTCTAAAGAAAATTAAGATACACATTCCCAGTTTAACCAAACAAGTGTTTTAATATTTACTCATACACTGGTGTGCCACTAAGGACATCTGTTATGTCCGCAGGTGTGGAGTGGGTGGATATTAAGCACAGAAGGCTAGTGGGCGTTATTGACAGCTTGTCATGGTCATTTGGGAACACTATGCTGCCGCTTATTGCCTACTGTGTGACTGACTGGAGATGGCTGACCATCTGGGTCACCTTACCTCTTGCCCTGGCCATCCTCACCTGGAGGTCAGACCTAGGGCTTTCTTATACAATAAATAGTTTGTAGTGAATGTTTGAATTGTTTTTGCCGTTTACTGTACAGTTGAAGGTGTTATCAACAGAATGTTTTGCTAACTTAATCAGGCCCATGATCTTGCTTCCTCCAATAGGTGGGTTCCTGAGTCTGCCAGGTGGCTCATAGCCCATGGGAAATTAGCAGAAGCTCAGTTTTATTTGTGCCAGTGTGCCAAGATGAATTGCAGGGGGGGCTTTGAGTCTACCCTGAAACCAGAGGTATGCTAAGCCAGAGTGTCGAAGATGAGCATGTATAGTAGATTTTTAACCTCACCCATTTTCACCCATACAGTATGTAATACCAAGCATTGAAGGCAAAATAAAAGTATTGCGTCACTGTTTGGGTATGGACTAAATTTTTCCCTAGGCCCTTTCCAATATTGTCGTGACTCAGAGAAAAGACAGAACATATTCCTACCTTGATCTGGTGAGGACCCCCAAAATGAGGAGACTGGCTCTGTGTACCGGCATAGTGTGGTGAGTGCTTCATATCGGTTTGGTAGTTTTTTACCCCTGAAAGGTAGAAATGTTATCAAAGTTACACTTTCAATGTACAAAAGGCCTTGGATGCTTAGTCATAAGTAATATTTTGTGGTCTGTGGCAGAATATTAAGTTTCTCCTCCTTTAAGGTTCGGTGTGGCGTCTGCATACTACGGCATCAGCTTCAACATTACAGGGTTTGGGGTCAACATCTACCTGACCCAGTTTCTGTATGGTCTAATTGAGCTACCTGCCAAACTCGCAGTGTACTACCTACTGGATAGGATAGGCAGACGAAACACTGAAGTCGGCGCGCTGCTGCTGGTTGGGCTCTGTCTCGCCACCAACATTTTCATTCCCAGAGGTTTGTTTATAAGAGCTACATTGTGTTCATTGCCTACAATTCACCTTGGTCATTCCCTTTCCTTCACTGCCTCTCAGATATGCCGATTGTCAGGACAACTGTGGCGGTTATTGGGAAAGGGTTCTCAGCAGGTTCGTTCGTGACCGTTGTGTTGTACAGCTCTGAGTTATACCC of the Osmerus eperlanus chromosome 14, fOsmEpe2.1, whole genome shotgun sequence genome contains:
- the LOC134033749 gene encoding solute carrier family 22 member 7-like, which codes for MKFEDLLLDINGFGKFQIILIIISFIGRFTLPCHFMLNNFITAVPSHHCALSGLDDVFGNLTQEQRLVVSIPQQEDGGPSSCEMFPEPQYQLLFNTSNMTNTDRIPCQNGWVYDHSTFTSTLATEWDLVCDKKGRNKATVTIFFLGVMFGAMTFGSLSDRFGRRIMLLVSYVSAMVFGVASAFSTSYGMFAMLRFLTGFGITGIVIVSTVLSVEWVDIKHRRLVGVIDSLSWSFGNTMLPLIAYCVTDWRWLTIWVTLPLALAILTWRWVPESARWLIAHGKLAEAQFYLCQCAKMNCRGGFESTLKPEALSNIVVTQRKDRTYSYLDLVRTPKMRRLALCTGIVWFGVASAYYGISFNITGFGVNIYLTQFLYGLIELPAKLAVYYLLDRIGRRNTEVGALLLVGLCLATNIFIPRDMPIVRTTVAVIGKGFSAGSFVTVVLYSSELYPTVVRQSGMGYNSFLARLGVSVAPLILMLEEVWRDLPQVVLCLLAILGGAVGSMLPETRDRCLPETIEDIEESGLAKSSDVDMAQTLFRSKSSNETENIF